One window from the genome of Nomascus leucogenys isolate Asia chromosome 12, Asia_NLE_v1, whole genome shotgun sequence encodes:
- the GBP3 gene encoding guanylate-binding protein 3 isoform X4, translating into MRVQRRDPIYVTELTHRIRSKSSPDENENEDSADFVSFFPDFVWTLRDFSLDLEADGQPLTPDEYLEYSLKLTQGTSEKDKNFNLPRICIQKFFPKKKCFVFDLPIHCKKLAQLEKLQDEELDPEFVQQVADFCSYIFSNSKTKTLSGGIKVNGPRLESLVLTYIDAISRGDLPCMENAVLALAQIENSAAVQKAIAHYDQQMGQKVQLPAETLQELLDLHRVSEREATEVFMKNSFKDVDHLFQKKLAAQLDKKRDDFCKQNQKASSDRCSALLQAIFSPLEEEVKAGIYSKPGGYCLFIQKLQDLKEKYHEEPRKGIQAEEILQTYLKSKESLTDAILQTDQRLTKKEKEIEVERVNAESAQASAKMVEETQIKYQQMMEEKEKSYQEHVKQLTEKMERERAQLLEQQERTLTSKLQEQARLLKERCQGESTQLQNEIQKLQKTLKKKTKRYKLKI; encoded by the exons GAGATCCCAT CTATGTGACAGAGCTGACACATCGAATCCGATCAAAATCCTCACCTGATGAGAATGAGAATGAGGATTCAGCTGACTTTGTGAGCTTCTTCCCAGACTTTGTGTGGACACTGAGAGATTTCTCCCTGGACTTGGAAGCAGATGGACAACCCCTCACACCAGATGAGTACCTGGAGTATTCCCTGAAGCTAACACAAG GTACcagtgaaaaagataaaaattttaatctgCCCAGAATCTGTATCCAGAAGTTCTTcccaaagaaaaaatgttttgtctTCGATCTGCCCATTCACTGCAAGAAGCTTGCCCAGCTTGAGAAACTACAAGATGAAGAGCTGGACCCTGAATTTGTGCAACAAGTAGCAGACTTCTGTTCCTACATCTTTAGCAATTCCAAAACTAAAACTCTTTCAGGAGGCATCAAGGTCAATGGGCCTC GTCTAGAAAGCCTGGTGCTGACCTATATCGATGCTATCAGCAGAGGGGATCTGCCCTGCATGGAGAACGCAGTCCTGGCATTGGCCCAGATAGAGAACTCAGCTGCAGTGCAAAAAGCCATTGCCCACTATGACCAACAGATGGGCCAGAAGGTGCAGCTGCCTGCGGAAACCCTCCAGGAGCTACTAGACCTGCACAGGGTTAGTGAGAGGGAGGCCACTGAAGTCTTTATGAAGAACTCTTTCAAGGATGTGGACCAtctgtttcaaaagaaattaGCG GCCCAGCTAGACAAAAAGCGGGATGACTTTTGTAAACAGAATCAGAAAGCATCATCAGATCGTTGCTCAGCTTTACTTCAGGCCATTTTCAGTCCTCTAGAAGAAGAAGTGAAGGCGGGAATTTATTCGAAACCAGGGGGCTATTGTCTCTTTATTCAGAAGTTACAAGACCTGAAGGAAAAGTACCATGAGGAACCGAGGAAGGGGATACAG GCTGAAGAGATTCTGCAGACATACTTGAAATCCAAGGAGTCTCTGACTGATGCAATTCTCCAGACAGACCAGCGtctcacaaaaaaggaaaaggagatcGAAG TGGAACGTGTAAACGCTGAATCTGCACAGGCTTCAGCAAAAATGGTGGAGGAAACGCAAATAAAGTATCAGCAGAtgatggaagagaaagagaagagttaTCAGGAACATGTGAAACAATTGACTGAGAagatggagagggagagggcCCAGTTGCTGGAACAGCAAGAGAGGACCCTCACTAGTAAACTTCAG GAACAGGCCCGACTACTGAAGGAGAGATGCCAAGGTGAAAGTACCCAACTTCAAAATGAGATACAAAAGTTACAgaagaccctgaaaaaaaaaaccaagagatATAAGCTAAAGATCTAA
- the LOC100580355 gene encoding LOW QUALITY PROTEIN: guanylate-binding protein 1 (The sequence of the model RefSeq protein was modified relative to this genomic sequence to represent the inferred CDS: inserted 1 base in 1 codon) produces the protein MASEIHMTGPMCLIENTNGRLMANPEALKILSAITQPVVVVAIVGLYRTGKSYLMNKLAGKKKGFSLGSTVQSHTKGIWMWCVPHPKKPGHILVLLDTEGLGDVEKGDNQNDSWIFALAVLLSSTFVYNSMGTINQQAMDQLHYVTELTHRIRSKSSPDENENEDSADFVSFFPDFVWTLRDFSLDLEADGQPLTPDEYLTYSLKLKKGTSEKDKTFNLPRLCIRKFFPKKKCFVFDRPVHRRKLAQLEKLQDEELDPEFVQQVADFCSYIFSNSKTKTLSGGIKVNGPRLESLVLTYVNAISSGDLPCMENAVLALAQIENSAAVQKAIAHYEQQMGQKVQLPTETLQDLLDLHRESESKAIEVFIRSSFNDVDHQFQKELAAQLDKKRDDFCKQNQEASSDRCSALLQVIFSPLEEEVKAGIYSKPGGYRLFIQKLQDLKKKYHEEPRKGIQAEEILQTYLKSKESMTDAILQTDQTLTEKEKEIEVERVKAESAQASAKMLQEMQRKNEQMMEQKEKSYQEHLKQLTEKMETDRVQLLKEQERTLALKLQEQERLLKEGFQKESRIMQNEIKDLQXENETTKAMHHKLKTRAFLSPLPKA, from the exons ATGGCATCAGAGATTCATATGACAGGCCCAATGTGCCTCATTGAGAACACTAATGGGCGACTGATGGCGAATCCAGAAGCTCTGAAGATCCTTTCTGCCATTACGCAGCCTGTGGTAGTGGTGGCAATTGTGGGCCTCTACCGCACAGGCAAATCCTACCTGATGAACAAGCTGGCTGGAAAGAAAAAGG GCTTCTCTCTGGGCTCCACAGTGCAGTCTCACACTAAAGGAATCTGGATGTGGTGTGTGCCCCATCCCAAGAAGCCAGGCCACATCCTAGTTCTGCTGGACACCGAGGGTCTGGGAGATGTAGAGAAG GGTGACAACCAGAATGACTCCTGGATCTTCGCCCTGGCCGTCCTCCTGAGCAGCACCTTCGTGTACAATAGCATGGGAACCATCAACCAGCAGGCCATGGACCAACTGCA CTATGTGACAGAGCTGACACATCGAATCCGATCAAAATCCTCACCTGATGAGAATGAGAATGAGGATTCAGCTGACTTTGTGAGCTTCTTCCCAGACTTTGTGTGGACACTGAGAGATTTCTCCCTGGACTTGGAAGCAGATGGACAACCCCTCACACCAGATGAGTACCTGACATACTCCCTGAAGCTGAAGAAAG gTACCAGTGAAAAAGATAAAACTTTTAACCTGCCCAGACTCTGTATCCGGAAGTTCTTCCCAAAGAAAAAATGCTTTGTCTTTGATCGGCCCGTTCACCGCAGGAAGCTTGCCCAGCTTGAGAAACTACAAGATGAAGAGCTGGACCCCGAATTTGTGCAACAAGTAGCAGACTTCTGTTCCTACATCTTTAGCAATTCCAAAACTAAAACTCTTTCAGGAGGCATCAAGGTCAACGGGCCTC GTCTAGAGAGCCTGGTGCTGACCTATGTCAATGCCATCAGCAGTGGGGATCTGCCCTGCATGGAGAACGCAGTCCTGGCATTGGCCCAGATAGAGAACTCAGCTGCAGTGCAAAAGGCTATTGCCCACTATGAACAGCAGATGGGCCAGAAGGTGCAGCTGCCCACGGAAACCCTCCAGGACCTGCTGGACCTGCACAGGGAGAGTGAGAGCAAGGCCATTGAAGTCTTCATCAGGAGTTCCTTCAATGATGTGGACCATCAATTTCAAAAGGAATTAGCG GCCCAGCTAGACAAAAAGCGGGATGACTTTTGTAAACAGAATCAGGAAGCATCATCAGATCGTTGCTCAGCTTTACTTCAGGTCATTTTCAGTCCTCTAGAAGAAGAAGTGAAGGCGGGAATTTATTCGAAACCAGGGGGCTATCGTCTCTTTATTCAGAAGCTACAAGACCTGAAGAAAAAGTACCATGAGGAACCAAGGAAGGGGATACAG GCTGAAGAGATTCTGCAGACATACTTGAAATCCAAGGAGTCCATGACTGATGCAATTCTCCAGACAGACCAGACtctcacagaaaaggaaaaggagattgAAG TGGAACGTGTGAAAGCTGAGTCTGCACAGGCTTCAGCAAAAATGTTGcaggaaatgcaaagaaagaatgaacagaTGATGGAACAGAAGGAGAAGAGTTATCAGGAACACTTGAAACAACTGACTGAGAAGATGGAGACGGACAGGGTTCAGTTGCTGAAAGAGCAGGAGAGGACCCTCGCTCTTAAACTTCAG GAACAGGAGCGACTACTAAAAGAGGGATttcaaaaagaaagcagaataatGCAAAATGAGATAAAGGATCTCC GCGAAAATGAGACCACGAAGGCCATGCACCATAAGCTAAAGACCAGAGCCTTCCTGTCACCCCTACCCAAGGCATAA